The Fimbriimonadaceae bacterium genome contains the following window.
AAGGTGCCGCTGGACGGGATGAACAGACCGACCTTGGGGCCGACTTGGTTTTGGGCGAAAGAGGCCGCCGGGACGACCATGGCCGCCAACACGGCCGCAGGGACGAGACACCGTCGCATGCCCGTCACTATACCGGTTCGACCGAGGAGATGCCCCGGAACCCGATACCCGCCGCCAGTGCCGACACTGCCTCGGTCAAGCCGTCGACGGCCGACTCAAAGAGTCTTTGGCCGGTCTCGGCACGGGCAAACGTGGCGTGGCCGATCGGCCCCTTCTCACTCACCTCGTCGAAAAAGGCCACGACCCCCGGCACCGGTGGCTCGACCTGCAGGCCGTCGTCGGTGAGCCGGTCGGTGCGGACGAGTCCGGGCGCGACATGGAGCATGAGGCTCGTCTCTGCCTCGCAAGCGTGGGCGATGACCTTAAGCGGGCCCCGCAAGGTCGCCAGAGCGTCAGGGCTGACAAAGTTGAAATAGCCGATGTGACCGAGCACAGCGTGGGGGAACTCTTCCTTCAGCGACCGCATGGCGACGCCGTTCGGCTCGGTGTTGC
Protein-coding sequences here:
- a CDS encoding creatininase family protein, which translates into the protein MKLAEAAWPEVDGFSRDAVVLVPTGSLEQHGPHLPLLTDSILATAVAEAVESRLVDRVVLTPTVWLGASAHHLSYPGSLSASFAGYHETVLAIVRSLARHGFWKFYVVNGHGGNTEPNGVAMRSLKEEFPHAVLGHIGYFNFVSPDALATLRGPLKVIAHACEAETSLMLHVAPGLVRTDRLTDDGLQVEPPVPGVVAFFDEVSEKGPIGHATFARAETGQRLFESAVDGLTEAVSALAAGIGFRGISSVEPV